In one Pseudomonas sp. SCA2728.1_7 genomic region, the following are encoded:
- a CDS encoding HAD family hydrolase, translating to MSNDLLQRGKAIKLAVFDVDGVLTDGRLYFLEDGSEFKTFNTLDGQGIKMLMNAGVQTAIISGRKTPVVERRAKNLGIPHLFQGREDKLVVLDGLLEQLGLSYEQVAYLGDDLPDLPVIRRVGLGMAVANAADFVREHAHGVTRARGGEGAAREFCELILRAQGHLDAANAAYL from the coding sequence ATGAGCAACGATCTGCTGCAACGCGGCAAAGCGATCAAACTGGCGGTTTTCGACGTCGATGGCGTCCTTACCGACGGGCGTCTGTACTTTCTTGAAGACGGTAGCGAATTCAAGACCTTCAACACCCTCGACGGTCAGGGCATCAAGATGCTGATGAACGCAGGCGTGCAGACCGCCATCATCAGCGGCCGCAAAACGCCGGTGGTCGAGCGTCGAGCGAAAAACCTCGGCATCCCGCACCTGTTTCAGGGGCGCGAAGACAAATTGGTCGTTCTTGACGGCCTGCTGGAGCAACTGGGCCTAAGCTATGAACAGGTCGCCTACCTCGGTGACGACCTGCCTGACTTGCCGGTGATTCGCCGTGTAGGCTTGGGCATGGCCGTGGCCAACGCGGCCGACTTCGTCCGCGAACACGCCCATGGCGTTACCCGAGCCCGCGGTGGTGAAGGTGCCGCCCGCGAATTCTGCGAACTGATCCTGCGCGCCCAAGGCCACCTCGATGCGGCCAACGCCGCGTACCTGTGA
- the lptC gene encoding LPS export ABC transporter periplasmic protein LptC: MFSKKFRNFLLFGCIAAIFAAVGYWNISPERFLDKPPVTSVETPIDWYATNTHTLQYLPDGKVQYEMTSEKAEHVKATDVTLVTKPDLNMYRGTEFPWHVTSERGEVNSGGTEVELIDSVRVARTDEKKRDILITSTRMTVFPQQEYAQTEQPVRIDGAGGVSTGVGMKAYLKESRIHLLSNVRGQYEAR, from the coding sequence ATGTTCAGCAAAAAATTTCGTAACTTCCTGCTGTTCGGCTGCATCGCTGCGATTTTCGCAGCGGTCGGCTACTGGAATATCAGCCCGGAACGCTTTCTCGACAAACCACCGGTCACCTCGGTGGAAACGCCTATCGACTGGTATGCAACCAACACGCATACCCTGCAATACCTGCCGGATGGCAAGGTGCAGTATGAAATGACGTCCGAAAAAGCCGAACACGTGAAGGCAACCGACGTCACGCTCGTGACCAAACCCGACCTGAACATGTATCGCGGAACGGAATTTCCGTGGCACGTGACCAGTGAGCGCGGCGAAGTGAACTCAGGCGGCACCGAAGTCGAACTGATCGATTCGGTACGCGTTGCGCGCACCGATGAAAAGAAGCGTGACATCCTGATCACGTCCACTCGCATGACCGTGTTCCCGCAGCAGGAATATGCGCAGACCGAGCAACCCGTTAGAATCGACGGCGCTGGCGGTGTATCGACTGGCGTTGGAATGAAAGCGTACCTGAAGGAAAGCAGGATACACCTGCTATCGAACGTAAGAGGACAGTATGAGGCTCGTTAA
- the lptA gene encoding lipopolysaccharide transport periplasmic protein LptA: MRLVKTLPILLSLGAALGSVSAWALPNDQQQPIRIQADDAQLDDKNGIATYKGDVIITQGSMKVTGNTVTITRTPAGDIDVVTSVGNLAYFEQLQTAGDTKPVQGWGVTIQYHAAQNRVVLIDKAKVVDKDNNTTQGEKIVYDTVKKLASAGRATGSKVTEARPRIDMVIQPKKKTDEKTQ, from the coding sequence ATGAGGCTCGTTAAAACCCTCCCTATTTTGCTCAGTCTGGGCGCAGCACTGGGAAGCGTGAGCGCCTGGGCTCTGCCGAACGATCAGCAGCAACCTATCCGCATTCAGGCCGACGACGCCCAACTGGATGACAAGAACGGCATCGCCACCTACAAGGGCGACGTGATCATCACCCAAGGCTCGATGAAGGTGACCGGTAATACCGTGACCATCACCCGCACCCCGGCCGGCGATATCGACGTGGTGACTTCGGTGGGCAACCTTGCCTACTTCGAACAACTGCAGACCGCTGGCGACACCAAGCCGGTTCAGGGCTGGGGCGTGACGATCCAGTACCACGCCGCGCAGAATCGCGTTGTGCTGATCGACAAGGCCAAGGTTGTCGACAAGGACAACAACACGACGCAAGGCGAGAAAATCGTCTATGACACCGTGAAGAAACTGGCCAGCGCCGGTCGCGCTACCGGCAGCAAGGTTACCGAGGCGCGTCCGCGCATCGATATGGTGATCCAGCCGAAGAAGAAAACCGACGAGAAAACCCAGTAA
- the lptB gene encoding LPS export ABC transporter ATP-binding protein, giving the protein MATLKAQHLAKAYKSRQVVRDVSLSIDSGQIVGLLGPNGAGKTTCFYMIVGLVQADQGRVLIDDLDVSHQPMHGRAKAGIGYLPQEASIFRKLSVADNIMAILETRQELDKAGRRKELESLLQEFHISHIRDNLGMSLSGGERRRVEIARALATAPKFILLDEPFAGVDPISVGDIKQIIHHLKAKGIGVLITDHNVRETLDICETAYIVNDGQLIAEGDAETILANDLVKEVYLGHEFRL; this is encoded by the coding sequence ATGGCAACTCTGAAAGCTCAGCACCTGGCCAAGGCCTATAAAAGCCGCCAGGTCGTGCGTGACGTCAGCCTGTCGATCGACAGCGGCCAGATCGTCGGCCTGCTCGGCCCGAACGGTGCCGGCAAGACCACCTGCTTCTACATGATCGTCGGCTTGGTACAGGCCGATCAGGGCCGCGTACTGATCGATGATCTGGACGTCAGCCACCAGCCAATGCACGGCCGTGCAAAGGCTGGCATCGGCTATCTGCCGCAAGAAGCGTCGATCTTCCGCAAACTGTCGGTGGCCGACAACATCATGGCCATCCTCGAGACCCGTCAGGAGCTCGACAAGGCCGGTCGCCGCAAAGAGCTGGAAAGCCTGCTGCAGGAATTCCACATCAGCCACATCCGCGACAACCTCGGCATGAGCCTGTCCGGCGGTGAACGCCGCCGGGTGGAAATCGCTCGCGCGCTGGCAACGGCACCGAAATTCATCCTGCTCGACGAACCGTTCGCCGGTGTCGACCCGATTTCGGTCGGCGATATCAAGCAGATCATCCACCACCTCAAGGCCAAAGGCATCGGTGTGCTGATCACCGACCACAACGTTCGTGAGACGCTGGATATCTGCGAAACCGCTTACATCGTCAACGATGGTCAGTTGATTGCCGAGGGCGATGCAGAAACCATCCTGGCCAACGATCTGGTCAAGGAAGTGTATCTGGGCCACGAGTTCCGCCTGTAA